In the genome of Muntiacus reevesi chromosome 5, mMunRee1.1, whole genome shotgun sequence, one region contains:
- the LOC136169845 gene encoding uncharacterized protein gives MKEKAKEIKEKEEREMREKEERKEKERKEKERKEKEEKEKEEKKEKERKEKEKEMKEKKEMEMKDKEKKEKEKEKKEKEKKQKEEKEMKGKKGVGAGPITQQKKPPSPAVQKR, from the exons atGAAAGAGAAGGcgaaggaaataaaagagaaggaagagagggaaatgagagagaaggaggagaggaaggagaaggagaggaaggagaaggagcggaaggagaaggaggagaaggagaaggaggagaagaaagagaaggagaggaaggagaaagaaaaggagatgaaggagaagaaggaaatggagatgAAGGAtaaagagaagaaggagaaggaaaaggagaagaaggagaaagagaagaagcagaaagaggagaaggagatgaaagg GAAAaagggagttggtgctggacctATCACTCAGCAGAAAAAACCTCCCAGTCCAGCAGTACAGAAGCGCTAA